From Methanococcus maripaludis, the proteins below share one genomic window:
- the gatC gene encoding Asp-tRNA(Asn) amidotransferase subunit GatC encodes MIDVEKIQKQADEIVAQLSEVLENFDLETEEEYHILETKNVLRDDDEAILDESFKIDALNVAPKVKDGSIVVEKSKWSH; translated from the coding sequence ATGATAGATGTTGAAAAAATTCAAAAACAAGCTGATGAAATCGTTGCTCAACTTTCAGAAGTTTTGGAAAATTTTGATCTTGAAACTGAAGAAGAGTACCATATTCTCGAAACGAAAAACGTACTCAGAGATGACGATGAAGCTATACTTGATGAATCATTTAAAATCGACGCATTAAATGTGGCACCTAAAGTAAAAGACGGTTCAATCGTCGTTGAAAAAAGTAAATGGAGCCATTAA
- a CDS encoding 30S ribosomal protein S17e yields the protein MGRIRQTFIKRTGEELIEKFADKFTSDFEENKKAVEEVAMISTKPLRNRIAGYVTAKVKKMNA from the coding sequence TTGGGAAGAATAAGGCAAACATTCATCAAAAGAACCGGTGAAGAACTCATTGAGAAATTTGCAGACAAGTTCACAAGCGATTTTGAAGAAAACAAAAAAGCTGTTGAAGAAGTTGCAATGATCTCAACAAAACCATTGAGAAACAGAATAGCAGGTTATGTTACTGCTAAAGTAAAAAAAATGAACGCATAA
- a CDS encoding MBL fold metallo-hydrolase, whose translation MEIKILVDNTAKGKFLAQSGFSAIIKDEDSKILFDCGQNAQVFENNLKLMGEDDIFDAVIFSHGHYDHTDGFNYFIEKYGENLDVPIYIHKSAFVDRYHGERYIGIDESIKNFLKDYKNLKLIEDPFKISENLIISGTIPRTNFYEREDFEMIENGQRVDDIIIDDMFVIVKDIILSGCTHSGLINCINHAKTLKKVNGIIGGFHMGTASETYINQVKNYLMTQNFKLISPVHCTGFNATKELSDISGFKFGHVGSVFEI comes from the coding sequence ATGGAAATAAAAATACTTGTAGACAATACTGCGAAAGGAAAGTTTTTAGCACAGTCAGGATTTTCAGCAATTATAAAAGATGAAGATTCGAAGATATTGTTTGATTGTGGCCAAAACGCTCAGGTTTTTGAAAATAATTTAAAATTAATGGGTGAAGATGATATTTTTGATGCAGTAATCTTTAGCCACGGCCACTACGACCATACTGATGGATTTAATTATTTTATTGAAAAATATGGGGAAAATTTAGATGTTCCAATTTATATTCACAAATCCGCATTTGTTGATAGGTACCACGGAGAAAGATACATCGGAATCGATGAGAGTATAAAAAATTTCTTGAAAGATTACAAAAATTTAAAACTCATCGAAGATCCATTTAAAATTTCAGAAAATTTAATAATTTCAGGAACTATTCCCCGAACTAACTTTTACGAAAGAGAAGACTTTGAAATGATTGAAAATGGTCAAAGAGTGGATGATATCATAATTGATGACATGTTTGTTATCGTAAAAGATATAATTCTTTCAGGATGCACCCACAGCGGATTAATTAATTGTATTAATCATGCAAAAACCCTAAAAAAAGTAAATGGAATTATCGGCGGTTTTCACATGGGAACTGCATCTGAAACTTACATAAATCAGGTTAAAAATTATTTAATGACTCAAAACTTTAAATTAATTTCACCCGTGCACTGCACTGGCTTTAATGCAACAAAAGAATTAAGTGACATATCAGGATTTAAATTTGGACACGTTGGCAGTGTTTTTGAAATTTAA
- a CDS encoding anaerobic ribonucleoside-triphosphate reductase activating protein, with the protein MKISGIVELSTIDYPKHASAVVFLSGCNMKCGYCQNYEYITTNVSEMTAEEVFNSMDLMFAEALVISGGEPTLQPEAVLELAKIAKGKNFPVKLDTNGTNPNLVEKLISNNFLNYIAIDVKAGFNNYEKVTGYKKEIKENILKIINICKQEEIFVECRTTFIPELMDESDIEEIAKTVKNCDLYTIQQFDREHSYDKELCKVKRISEDDLIALGKIAKKYIENVKIKTLSSEIPIN; encoded by the coding sequence TTGAAAATATCAGGAATCGTAGAACTCTCAACAATTGATTACCCAAAACATGCATCTGCTGTTGTTTTTTTATCCGGATGCAACATGAAATGTGGTTACTGTCAAAATTACGAGTACATTACAACAAATGTATCTGAAATGACTGCTGAAGAAGTTTTTAACAGTATGGATTTGATGTTTGCAGAAGCACTCGTTATAAGTGGCGGAGAACCAACCCTTCAGCCAGAAGCAGTTTTAGAACTTGCAAAAATTGCAAAAGGAAAGAATTTTCCTGTAAAACTCGATACAAATGGAACAAACCCGAATTTAGTTGAAAAACTTATTTCAAATAACTTTTTAAATTACATTGCAATAGACGTAAAAGCAGGATTTAATAATTACGAGAAAGTTACAGGATACAAAAAAGAAATTAAGGAAAACATTTTAAAAATAATAAATATCTGTAAACAGGAAGAAATATTTGTAGAATGCAGAACTACGTTTATTCCAGAATTAATGGATGAATCAGACATTGAAGAAATTGCAAAAACCGTTAAAAACTGCGATTTATACACTATTCAACAGTTTGACCGTGAACATTCATATGATAAAGAATTATGCAAAGTAAAACGGATTAGTGAAGACGATTTAATTGCACTTGGAAAGATTGCAAAAAAATACATTGAAAATGTGAAAATTAAGACCCTTTCAAGTGAAATACCAATCAACTAG
- the dapA gene encoding 4-hydroxy-tetrahydrodipicolinate synthase, whose translation MQGVYPAIITPLKENKVDYDGLRNNIDFLIENGVSGVIPVGTTGESPTLTPLEHEKVVEKVVEFVDGRVEVIAGTGSNSTSEALEFSQYAEDVGVDGVLLITPYYNKPPQEGLKRHFGEIANSINVPIVLYNVPSRTALNIEPETIKYLFNEYSNISAVKEANPNLSQVSEVLDSCDIDILSGNDELTLPIISLGGKGVVSVIANIAPKEFVQMVDFANAGKFDKAKEIHYKLFPLMKLMFVETNPIPIKTAMNMLGMPSGELRLPLCEMAESNKLKLQNALNNLGLLK comes from the coding sequence ATGCAAGGTGTATATCCTGCGATTATTACTCCATTAAAAGAAAATAAAGTAGACTATGATGGTTTACGAAACAATATTGACTTTTTAATTGAAAATGGAGTTAGTGGAGTTATTCCTGTTGGAACTACTGGTGAATCACCAACATTAACGCCATTAGAGCACGAAAAAGTCGTTGAAAAGGTTGTTGAATTCGTAGACGGTAGAGTTGAAGTAATTGCAGGTACAGGTTCTAATTCAACTTCTGAAGCACTGGAATTTTCGCAATATGCAGAAGATGTCGGTGTTGATGGAGTTTTGTTGATAACTCCATATTATAACAAACCACCTCAGGAAGGTTTGAAAAGGCATTTTGGAGAGATTGCAAATTCCATCAATGTGCCAATAGTTCTATACAATGTTCCCTCAAGAACTGCGCTAAACATAGAACCAGAAACAATTAAATATTTATTTAACGAATATAGTAATATATCAGCTGTAAAAGAAGCTAATCCAAATTTATCTCAGGTTTCTGAAGTACTGGATTCTTGCGACATTGACATATTATCTGGAAATGATGAATTGACTTTACCAATAATTTCCCTTGGTGGAAAAGGTGTTGTCAGCGTTATTGCAAATATCGCACCAAAAGAATTCGTTCAGATGGTTGATTTTGCAAATGCAGGCAAATTTGATAAGGCAAAAGAAATTCATTACAAATTGTTTCCGCTAATGAAGTTAATGTTTGTTGAGACAAATCCAATACCTATCAAAACTGCGATGAATATGCTTGGAATGCCTTCGGGCGAGTTAAGATTGCCACTTTGCGAAATGGCAGAAAGCAATAAATTAAAATTGCAGAATGCTCTTAACAATTTAGGCCTCTTAAAATAA
- a CDS encoding 6-hydroxymethylpterin diphosphokinase MptE-like protein, translating into MDLDSWEDYYNQILDDFGYGSAEDLKSAEILKEMIKKFKNNVDLNEISKKIFGKEVYIFGAGPSLKKHVLKLKEIIDSDIAIIAADGATKALLEEDIVPDIIVSDLDGDIDSILKSNDLGSIVVAHAHGDNIDKLEKYIELLKNIVGSTQFPKKFEFLINYGGFTDGDRCCFLAEEFGAKKIILCGMDFGIYVTKYSRPNIEKDIELADEIKVKKLKYAEMFVNWLITNGKSPIEFMP; encoded by the coding sequence ATGGATTTAGACTCTTGGGAAGATTATTATAACCAGATACTCGATGATTTTGGATACGGAAGTGCTGAAGACTTAAAAAGTGCAGAAATTCTTAAAGAAATGATCAAAAAATTCAAAAATAATGTAGATTTGAACGAAATTTCCAAAAAAATCTTTGGAAAAGAAGTTTACATTTTTGGTGCGGGCCCGTCACTTAAAAAACATGTTTTGAAATTGAAAGAAATTATTGATTCAGATATCGCAATTATTGCAGCAGATGGTGCTACTAAAGCACTTTTAGAAGAAGATATAGTTCCAGATATTATTGTTTCAGACTTAGACGGCGATATTGATTCGATTTTAAAAAGCAATGATCTTGGTTCAATCGTTGTAGCTCATGCTCACGGGGACAATATCGATAAACTTGAAAAATACATTGAATTATTAAAAAATATTGTTGGAAGTACCCAATTTCCAAAAAAATTTGAATTTTTGATAAACTATGGGGGATTTACTGACGGAGATAGGTGCTGTTTTTTAGCCGAAGAATTTGGCGCTAAAAAAATCATACTCTGCGGAATGGACTTTGGAATATATGTAACGAAATATTCACGTCCAAACATTGAAAAGGACATTGAACTTGCCGATGAAATTAAAGTGAAAAAACTAAAATATGCGGAAATGTTTGTAAATTGGCTCATCACCAATGGAAAAAGCCCCATTGAGTTCATGCCCTAA
- a CDS encoding chorismate mutase, with translation MSNSSEKRLEEIRKRINEIDEQLIELIAERTSFAPEIAALKKSLGTCVFDPKREDAICEKTRLMCEKHHIEPEVALKVMKILMTYNKEVQKDSIEG, from the coding sequence ATGTCAAATTCTTCGGAAAAAAGACTCGAAGAAATTAGAAAACGAATTAACGAAATTGACGAACAGTTAATCGAATTGATTGCTGAAAGAACCAGTTTCGCACCCGAAATTGCTGCACTGAAAAAGTCACTCGGAACCTGTGTCTTCGATCCTAAAAGAGAAGATGCAATCTGCGAAAAAACACGTTTGATGTGTGAAAAGCACCATATAGAACCCGAAGTGGCCCTAAAAGTTATGAAAATTCTCATGACATACAATAAAGAAGTTCAAAAAGACAGCATTGAAGGGTAA